The genomic stretch TCGCTGGCGCATGCGTGAATTCGTCGAGCACCAGTCGCTCGACATCCTACAGCCGAATGTCACCTATTGCGGCGGCTATACCGAGGCCCGCAAGATCGCGCATCTTGCCCAGATCTACAACATGCCGATCGCCAACGGCGGCGGATGGCCGCTGTTCAACATGCATCTTCTGGCCGGCATGATGAACGGCTGGATCGTCGAATGGCACCTCGGCATGGTCGCCGTCGGCGAAACGCTCTTTACCGATGCGCCGAAGCCGAAGGACGGGTTTATTGAGATCCCGAACCGTCCAGGCCTCGGATTAACGCTCGACCCGGATGCGTTCCGCGAGACGCGCGTGGCGCTCGATTAACGAAGGGTAGTCCGTCCATTCTTTCGCGGAAAAATTGTTGACACTTTACAATGAGGGGGGATAACTTGGCTGCGACTGGACTACCGGAAGTGCAGCACGAAATGAAATGCCGAACGGGAGGTTCGGCCACAAACCGGGAGGATTTCACCAATGAACAAACTACATCTCGTTTTCGCAGTAGCCGCTGCCGTTTGGGCAGGGGGCCTGACCTCGGCTCAGGCTCAGGAATATCCCGTAGACACTGTGACGCTCATCACCCACTCCAGCCCCGGCGGCGGCAGTGACGTCTTTCTACGCGAACTGTCCCGTTACCTGGGGCCCTATCTCGGCGCAAACGTCATCGTGGAAAATGTCAGTGGTGGCTCCGGCGCAAAGGCGATGGCGCAGCTTGCGCAGGCTCCGGCGGACGGCTCGATGTTCTACGCAACGACGCCGACCTTCATCTACACCTCGCTGCTCTCCGATCCGGAATACAAGTACACCGACCTTGAGCCGCTCGTGAATTTCTTCATCGATCCCGAAGTGATCTATACGTCGGCGAAGAGCGAGTTCAAGACGCTCGAGGACGTCATCCAGTACGCGCGCGACGGCCGTGGCCAGTGGGGTGCCGCCAATCCGGCGTCGCTGGAGCGCCAGGCGCTGGAGCAGTTGAAGGCGGCGGCGGACGTCAATGCGGCCGTGGTCACGCATGAAGGCGGCGGTGACATGATGATCAACGTGCTGAACGGCACGCTGCAGATCGGCGTCGGGGAAGTTCAGGAAATCCAGTCGCAGATCGAAGCCGGCGAACTCCGGCTGCTTGCCACCTTCAGCGACAAGCGCCTCGATGCCTTCCCGGACGTACCGACTGTCAAGGAATCCGGCTATGACGTGGTGGTCCGCAAGTTCCGCGGCCTTGCCGGACCAAAGGGCCTGCCGGAGGATGTGGTAGCCGCCTGGGAAGCCGCCACTCAGAAGGTGCTGGCGGACCCGAAGTACAAGGAAGCCTACGAAGGCGCCAATCTGCGCGCCGAATTCATCCCCCATGCCGACTATGTCAAGTTCATCGAGACCTTTGGTGCAGAGACGGAAGGCTTCCTGAAAGAGACCGGCGTCATTGAATAAGGCCATCGGGATTTCGGATGCGGCGTGGCTCCCTGGAGCGTGCCGCATCGGACACTCCTCCAGTCCTAATCGCGTTTTCCAACGCCCCGTCTTCCATGTGAGGCTGTCATGCTAACCCGGGACTTCGTCGGCGGTGTTGCTTCAATCGCACTCGGTGCCGTTTATCTCTTTTTTGCCTATCAACTGCGCAGCAGCGCGCTGGACGACAGCATGGGGCCTGGAGGCCTCCCGCGTCTCTACGGCTGGCTCCTCGTTGGGCTGGGTGTGGTGCTGACGATCCAGGCGCTGCTTGCGCCGCGCCTGGCGACAGCCGACGATGCTCCGGAAGAAAAAGGCGAATGGGACGGGCAGGGGCGTAAGGTTGCGTTCGCAGCCGGCCTGCTCGGGATCGGCGTCGGCTACATCTTCGTGATCGAGACGCTGGGATACCTGCTGTCCATCGCCGTATTGCTTCTGGTGACCGCGCTTTATCTCGGTGCCGGCAACAAGGGGCGTGTCCTTGCCGTTGCGGTGCTCGGCGCCGTCTTCCTCTGGGTGATGTTCGTCGTCGTGCTGGGCGTGCGCATGCCGTCCGGTCTTCTTGCCAGCCTCGGCCTCTGACGGTCCAGGAGTTCTGATCCATGGAAACACTCACCCATACCGTCTCCTTCCTGCTCGAATGGAACGTAATCCTTGCGGCCCTGATCGGCGTCACCTGGGGGATCATGGGCGGCTCTTTGCCCGGCATCTCGCCATCGATCACGATGGCGCTGCTTCTGCCCTTCACCTATACGCTGGACCCGACGAGCGCCATCGTGCTGCTCGCCTCCACCTATATCGGCGCCGAATACGGTGGTTCCGTCCCGGCAATTCTGATCCGTACCCCTGGCACCAATGCGGCGGCGGCGACCGTCATCGACGGCTACGAGATGAACCGGCAGGGCAAGGCGGGGCTGGCGCTTGGCATTTCGCTTTATTCCGGCGTGATCGGCAGCCTCTTCGGGCTCGCCATGTTGATGACACTTTCCGGCCCGCTGGCGCAGGTGGCGCTCGCCTTCACGCCCATGGCCTATTTCGCGCTCGGCATTCTCGGCCTCTCGGTCATCGCAACCCTATCCGGCGAAAATCTCGTCAAGGGTCTGATCGCCGCAATCCTCGGGCTCATCATCGCCACCATCGGCAGTGATCCCGTCACCGGCGGCACCCGCTTCACCTTTGGATCGGCTGAACTGCTCGGCGGCATCGAACCCGTGATGATCATGGTCGGCCTCTTTGCGATGAGCGAACTTCTGGTGCAGGCTTCCCGGCGCGGCAAGGACGACCGCGTCACGTCTCGCCCGCGCATTCAGTTTCCGGACTGGCCGCTCGCCAAGCGGCTCATCCCGGCGCAGTTGATCGGCAACGGCATCGGCACCTTCGAAGGGGTCATGCCGGGCGCCGGCGGCACGATCGCCTCCTTCATGTCCTACAATGAGGCGCGTCGCTGGTCGCGCCATCCGGAGGAGTTTGGCAAGGGTTCGCCGGAAGGCATTGCCGCACCCGAGACCGCCAACAACACGGTCGCCGAAACTGCGCTGGTGCCACTGCTTTCCTTTGGCATTCCGGGCTCGAACTCCACGGCCATCCTGCTTGGCGGGTTCCTGATCCACGGCATCGTGCCCGGGCCGATGCTGTTCCAGAAATCCGGTGAGGTGGTCTACGGTCTCTACGCCGGCCTCTTTACGGCAGCGATCGGCCAGCTTGTCATCGGGATGGCGATGCTTCCCGTCTGCATCTGGCTCGTGAACCGGCCGCGGCCCTATCTCAATGCCTTCATTTTCGCCCTGATCCTCTCCGGCATCTACTCGATCCATAACGAGGCTTTCGATCTCGGCATCATGATTGCAGCCGGGGTCCTCGGCTTCTTCATGCGCATGCTGCGCTTTCCCTTCTTGCCGACCGTGCTTGGCCTGGTGTTGGGCTATCTGGTGGAAAGCAACTTCCGCCGTTCGTTGGTACTGTCCGGGGATGACTTGATGATCTTCGTCGACGACCGGATCTCGCTCGCCCTGCTGGTTCTCGCCTTCCTCTTCATCGGCGGCTCGATCGCCAAGCGCGGCTACGAGTTGCTGCGCCACCGCCCCTCCTCGACCTTCTCCGAAAATGCCGAAAGCTGATTCATGAGCAACGACAACACCAGCCTTTCCGTGTCACAGCGTCTGGCCGCCTGGGGCGCGACGCTCCGGGCGGACGACCTGCCGCCGGTGACCCTTTGCAAGAGCCGCGACATCCTGGTCGACATCATCGGCCTCTGCGTCGCCGCGAGGGAGACAGACTATGTTGCGGCCGCAAAAGCAGCCGCCGAACCGGGCGACCACATCATCGTCGGCCACACGGAACGGGTCTCGGCTTCCAGTGCGGCGCTGGTCAATGGTACGGCGGCGCATGGCGAGGATTTCGACGACACGTTCGAGGGCGGTCCGGTCCATTCGGGCGTCGTCATCGTTCCGGCGCTGCTTGCCGCCGCTCAGAAGTATCATCTCACCAACGACCGGGTTATGCTCGGCATCGCCGCTGGGACCGAGGTACTGTGCCGACTGGCCCTCACGTTGCCCAAGGCGGTACACAAGGCAGGTTTCCATCCCACCGCGGTGCTCGGCACTTTTGCCGCTACCTTCGGCATCGCGGTAGCGCGTGGCGCCTCGGAAAGGGTCATCGTCGACGCCCTCGGGATCTCTGGCTCCATGGCGTCCGGCATCATCGAATATCTCGGCGACGGAAGCTGGACAAAACGCATGCATCCCGGCTGGTCGGCTCAGTCCGCCCTTCGTGCAGTCGCCATGGCGGAGGCCGGTTTCTTCGGCCCGCGCCTCGTTTTCGAAGGCACGCACGGCGCCTTCAAGACCTTCGCCCCATCAATCGAGCCGAAAACCGACAGACTGTTCGACGGCCTCGGAAAGACCTTCGTGATGGATGGCATCACCTTCAAGCCCTATCCATGCGGGACAATGGTTCAGCCCTATATCGACGTTGCCATGAAGCTGCGTGCGAGAGGCGTTCCGCTCGACGGCATCCGGCGCATCGTGTGCAAGACAGCCGAGGGGATCGTGCACCGCCTCTGGGAACCCATCGAGCTGAAGCGTCGTCCGCCGACCGCCTATGCCGCAAAGTTCTCGACACCCTTTGGCGTGGCGCTCGGCCTCGTCCGGGGCCATGCAGATCTCGGCGATTTCACCGAGGAGGCCATTCGCGACCCGCAGCTCCTGCGCCTCTGCGAGCTCGTGGATTTCGTGATCGATCCTGACAATCCCTATCCCGCTGCCTTCACCGGTCATGTCCGTATCGAATACAAAGACGGGCGCGTCGAAGAGGCGGAGCAGGGTCATATGCGCGGTGGGGTTGAGGAGCCACTGACGCGGAGCGAGATCGACGCAAAATTCCGGGCGAACGTCAGGTTCGGCGGTCACGGCGATCCGGATACGCTGCTGGCGGCTTGCGACGGGATAGCCTCAATGAAGGGGGGACACGAGATGATTGCGGAGCTTGCGAAATGACGATGAGCGATCTTCAGGGCCGCGTCGCCCTTGTCACCGGCGCCTCGCGCAATATCGGCCGGGCCATCGCCGTTGCGCTTGCGAGACGTGGAGCGGATATCATCGTGCACGTGGCGAACGACACGACTGCCGGCGGCGAAACGGTTGCTGCCGTCCAGGCGCTTGGACGACGTGCGGTTCTGGTGTGCGGCGACCTGTCTGAGCCGGAGGTAGCGGCAAGGGTTGTGCGGGAGGCTGCCGACGCCTTCGGCAGGCTCGATGTCGTCGTCAACAATGCCGCGGTCCGGCCGGAAGGCGCCTTCGCGGATATCACCTATGCTGACTGGCGAAAGGTGATGGGGGTGGCGCTCGATGCCGTCTTCCTCATTTCGCAGGCAGCTCTTCCGTACCTGGAAAAAAGCGACCAGGCTGCGATCGTCAATCTCGGCGGACTGACCGGCCATACCGGTGCGGCGCACCGGGCGCATGTCATCACCGCCAAGGCCGGCGTGGTGGGGCTGACGAAGGCTATGGCGCACGAGCTCTCGCCGAAGGGCATCACCGTCAATTGCGTCGCGCCGGGCCTCATCGAGACGGTGCGCATCAGCAATGACGGAGCGGTGCCGAGGCACCACGGCAGTCGCAAGAACCTCGTCGGGCGGCATGGAAAGCCGGAGGAGGTCGCCGAGGCGGTCGCCTACCTTGCTGGTGCGGCCGGGCGCTACGTCACCGGCGAGACGCTACATGTCAATGGCGGCGCGTATCTGTCATGACGCTTGGGACCAACCTCACGTTTGCCGGCGGCATCGCCACCTCGGCCGTGGTGGGTTGGCTCCTGTCCCTGACCGGCCTTCCGCTCGCCTGGATTCTCGGTGCTATGGTCGGCAGTGCCGTCTATGCCAACACCGTCGGGCTCGGCGGTAAGACTAAGTACGCCCGCCGTCTTGGCCAGCTCCTGATCGGCGGTGCGACGGCGGCAATCCTGACGCCCGGCATTCTCGGTGAACTTTGGTCTTTCCTGCCGGCGATGATCGCCGCCGCCTTCGTCGCCAATGCGCTGGGCGTTCTGCTTGCCTTTCCGCTTCAGAAGATCGCCGGCGTCGACCGCAAGACCGCGCTCCTTTCGACCCTGCCCGCCGGGATGTCGGAAATGGCCTCGCTGGCCCGTGAAACTGGCGCGCAGGCGGATGTGGTCATGGTCGTGCACACGCTGCGCGTGGTGATGATCGTCGTGATGGTTCCCTTTCTCTTCGGCATCGACCGCAGTGCCGTCGCCGCTGAAGTCGATCCACAGGCCAGTCTTGCGGCTCTCGCCACATGCGTCGCGGGCGGGCTGTTACTCTCGATCGTCACGGCCAGGCTCGGCGTGCTGAATCCCTGGGTCATCATGCCGATGGCGGTCGGTATCGCGCTGGTGTCAATGAACGTCTCCATTGCCGCAATGCCGTGGTGGCTGATCGTCGGTGCGCAGGTGCTGATCGGCTTTTCGCTCGGTGCGCGGCTGAAGAAGGAAGATTTTGCGCGGGTACCGAGGGCGGCAATCGCAGCGATAATCTGCAGCGGTGGGCTCATCCTCATCATGGTATTCGGCTTCGTGCCGATCCTGCGCCTCTTCATCGATGTTGCGCCCGTGTCGCTGGCGCTCGGTGTCGCCCCCGGTGGCCTTGGCGAGATGATCGCCTCGGCCAAGGCGCTGGGTGCCGCTGCCGCCATTGTCGCCGGCTTCCAGTTCACCCGTTCCTTCCTCACCAACATCATCGCGCCGCCGCTGCTCGTCCGCTTCGCGGTTGGTCCCGAAGGCACCGACGAGGCGGCGAACACTTGAGCGGCGGCGCGAGAAAAGCAGCAATGAACGAGGAGGAGGCAGCCATGGTTGATGCCGATACGATCCGCGAAATTCGCCAGTCGGTGGCGTCACTCTGCGCCGGCTTTCCCGGCGAATACTGGCGCGAGTTGGACCGCGAAAAGGCTTATCCTACCGCCTTCGTGAAGGCGATGACGGATGGCGGCTTCTTGGGTGTGTTGGTGCCGGAGGAGTATGGCGGCAGCGGGCAGGGCCTCACGGTCGCCGCCAATATCCTGGAAGAGGTTCACGCGCAGGGCTGCAATGCAGCCGCGCTGCACGCGCAGATGTACACGATGGGAACGTTGCTGCGCCACGGCAGCGAAGCGCAGAAGACGCTGTGGCTGCCGAAGATCGCGACCGGCGAGACGCGGCTTCAGGCCTTCGGTGTGACGGAGCCGACCGCCGGAACCGACACGACGTCGATCCGCACCTTCGCCGAAAAGCGAGGCGATCGCTACGTCATCAACGGCCAGAAGGTCTGGACCTCGCGAGCAGAGCACTCCGACCTGATGATCCTGCTCGCCCGCACAACGACCAAGGAGAAGGTGGCGCGCAAGCGCGACGGGCTCTCAGTCTTCCTTGTCGACATGAAGGCGGCCCTCGGCCAGGGACTCTCCATCAAGCCGATCCGCGCCATGCTGAACCACGCAACCACGGAGGTATTCTTCGACAATCTCGAAATCCCGGCCGACAGCCTGATTGGCGAGGAGGGCAAGGGTTTCAGCTATATCCTAGACGGCATGAATGCAGAGCGCATCCTGATCGCTGCCGAATGCATCGGCGATGCCACCTGGTTCACCAGGACCGCCACGCGCTATGCCAACGAGCGCGTCGTCTTCGGCCGACCGATTGGCCAGAACCAGGGCGTCCAGTTCCCGATCGCGCGCGCTTATGCGGCGGCAGAGGCGGCGAAGCTGATGGTCTACCGGGCGGCGGAGCGCTTCGATCGGGGCGAGTCGTGCGGCCCCGAAGCGAACATGGCCAAGCTTTTGGCTTCCGAAGCTTCCTGGCAGGCGGCCGATACATGCCTGCAGACCCATGGCGGGTTCGGTTTTGCGGAGGAATACGACGTCGAGCGCAAGTTTCGCGAGACGCGGCTCTACCAGGTGGCGCCAATCTCGACGAACCTCATCCTCGCTTATCTGTCCGAGCATGTGCTTGGCATGCCCCGGTCCTATTGAGGAGCCTGAAGGATGGCCGGACCGCTCGATGGATTGCTCGTCGTCTCGCTGGAACAGGCGGTTGCAGCTCCTTTCTGCACCTCGCGGTTGGCGGATGCCGGTGCGCGGGTAATCAAGGTCGAGCGCCCGGAAGGCGATTTCGCGCGGAACTATGACCGGCTGGCGAAGGGACATTCCTCCTATTTCGTCTGGCTCAACCGCGGCAAGCAGTCGATTGCGCTCGATTTGAAGCAGGCGGAGGACCTCGCGGTGCTGAAGGCGATGCTCGCCAAGGCGGACGTCTTCGTCGAAAACCTCGCTCCCGGCGCAGTAGGCCGCCTCGGGCTCAGCGTGGACGTGCTGGAGGGGCTCAACCCGACGCTGGTCCAGTGCCACATCTCCGGTTATGGTGACCACGGGCCGCATCGCGACCGCAAGGCCTACGATCTCCTGATCCAGGCGGAAAGCGGGCTGGCATCAGTGACCGGTACTCCGGAGGAGGCCGCGCGTGTCGGTATATCGGTCTGCGATATCGGCACCGGCATGTATGCCCATGCGGCAATCCTCGAGGCGCTGATCGAACGGCGCTCGTCCGGCCGAGGCGCCGTGATTGAGGTTGCCATGTTTGATGCCATGGCCGACTGGATGGCGGTGCCGCTGCTCCAGGCCGAGGGTGCAGGCAGGAACCCGCCGCGCATGGGGCTGCGCCACCCGTCGATCGCACCTTACGGCGTCTTCACCTGCGCTGACGGGCGAGGCGTCCTGATCTCGATCCAGAACGAGCGGGAATGGCATTCCTTCTGCGGTGCCGTCATGGCCAACGGCTCGCTCGCGACTGATCCGCGCTTCAGTGACGCCTTCCGCCGGATCGAGAACCGGGCCGTGATGGACGGCCTGATCGAGACAGTGTTCGCCGCCGAATCACACGAGACGATGATCGACCG from Pseudorhizobium banfieldiae encodes the following:
- a CDS encoding tripartite tricarboxylate transporter permease, coding for METLTHTVSFLLEWNVILAALIGVTWGIMGGSLPGISPSITMALLLPFTYTLDPTSAIVLLASTYIGAEYGGSVPAILIRTPGTNAAAATVIDGYEMNRQGKAGLALGISLYSGVIGSLFGLAMLMTLSGPLAQVALAFTPMAYFALGILGLSVIATLSGENLVKGLIAAILGLIIATIGSDPVTGGTRFTFGSAELLGGIEPVMIMVGLFAMSELLVQASRRGKDDRVTSRPRIQFPDWPLAKRLIPAQLIGNGIGTFEGVMPGAGGTIASFMSYNEARRWSRHPEEFGKGSPEGIAAPETANNTVAETALVPLLSFGIPGSNSTAILLGGFLIHGIVPGPMLFQKSGEVVYGLYAGLFTAAIGQLVIGMAMLPVCIWLVNRPRPYLNAFIFALILSGIYSIHNEAFDLGIMIAAGVLGFFMRMLRFPFLPTVLGLVLGYLVESNFRRSLVLSGDDLMIFVDDRISLALLVLAFLFIGGSIAKRGYELLRHRPSSTFSENAES
- a CDS encoding CaiB/BaiF CoA transferase family protein, whose product is MAGPLDGLLVVSLEQAVAAPFCTSRLADAGARVIKVERPEGDFARNYDRLAKGHSSYFVWLNRGKQSIALDLKQAEDLAVLKAMLAKADVFVENLAPGAVGRLGLSVDVLEGLNPTLVQCHISGYGDHGPHRDRKAYDLLIQAESGLASVTGTPEEAARVGISVCDIGTGMYAHAAILEALIERRSSGRGAVIEVAMFDAMADWMAVPLLQAEGAGRNPPRMGLRHPSIAPYGVFTCADGRGVLISIQNEREWHSFCGAVMANGSLATDPRFSDAFRRIENRAVMDGLIETVFAAESHETMIDRLDAAGIAYAMVNTPLNLAEHPHLRRIDVATEGGTVSVPAPPARRRDKAPALGPVPSIDTDGAAIRREFG
- a CDS encoding MmgE/PrpD family protein, translated to MSNDNTSLSVSQRLAAWGATLRADDLPPVTLCKSRDILVDIIGLCVAARETDYVAAAKAAAEPGDHIIVGHTERVSASSAALVNGTAAHGEDFDDTFEGGPVHSGVVIVPALLAAAQKYHLTNDRVMLGIAAGTEVLCRLALTLPKAVHKAGFHPTAVLGTFAATFGIAVARGASERVIVDALGISGSMASGIIEYLGDGSWTKRMHPGWSAQSALRAVAMAEAGFFGPRLVFEGTHGAFKTFAPSIEPKTDRLFDGLGKTFVMDGITFKPYPCGTMVQPYIDVAMKLRARGVPLDGIRRIVCKTAEGIVHRLWEPIELKRRPPTAYAAKFSTPFGVALGLVRGHADLGDFTEEAIRDPQLLRLCELVDFVIDPDNPYPAAFTGHVRIEYKDGRVEEAEQGHMRGGVEEPLTRSEIDAKFRANVRFGGHGDPDTLLAACDGIASMKGGHEMIAELAK
- a CDS encoding acyl-CoA dehydrogenase family protein; protein product: MNEEEAAMVDADTIREIRQSVASLCAGFPGEYWRELDREKAYPTAFVKAMTDGGFLGVLVPEEYGGSGQGLTVAANILEEVHAQGCNAAALHAQMYTMGTLLRHGSEAQKTLWLPKIATGETRLQAFGVTEPTAGTDTTSIRTFAEKRGDRYVINGQKVWTSRAEHSDLMILLARTTTKEKVARKRDGLSVFLVDMKAALGQGLSIKPIRAMLNHATTEVFFDNLEIPADSLIGEEGKGFSYILDGMNAERILIAAECIGDATWFTRTATRYANERVVFGRPIGQNQGVQFPIARAYAAAEAAKLMVYRAAERFDRGESCGPEANMAKLLASEASWQAADTCLQTHGGFGFAEEYDVERKFRETRLYQVAPISTNLILAYLSEHVLGMPRSY
- a CDS encoding tripartite tricarboxylate transporter substrate binding protein, which translates into the protein MNKLHLVFAVAAAVWAGGLTSAQAQEYPVDTVTLITHSSPGGGSDVFLRELSRYLGPYLGANVIVENVSGGSGAKAMAQLAQAPADGSMFYATTPTFIYTSLLSDPEYKYTDLEPLVNFFIDPEVIYTSAKSEFKTLEDVIQYARDGRGQWGAANPASLERQALEQLKAAADVNAAVVTHEGGGDMMINVLNGTLQIGVGEVQEIQSQIEAGELRLLATFSDKRLDAFPDVPTVKESGYDVVVRKFRGLAGPKGLPEDVVAAWEAATQKVLADPKYKEAYEGANLRAEFIPHADYVKFIETFGAETEGFLKETGVIE
- a CDS encoding AbrB family transcriptional regulator, whose translation is MTLGTNLTFAGGIATSAVVGWLLSLTGLPLAWILGAMVGSAVYANTVGLGGKTKYARRLGQLLIGGATAAILTPGILGELWSFLPAMIAAAFVANALGVLLAFPLQKIAGVDRKTALLSTLPAGMSEMASLARETGAQADVVMVVHTLRVVMIVVMVPFLFGIDRSAVAAEVDPQASLAALATCVAGGLLLSIVTARLGVLNPWVIMPMAVGIALVSMNVSIAAMPWWLIVGAQVLIGFSLGARLKKEDFARVPRAAIAAIICSGGLILIMVFGFVPILRLFIDVAPVSLALGVAPGGLGEMIASAKALGAAAAIVAGFQFTRSFLTNIIAPPLLVRFAVGPEGTDEAANT
- a CDS encoding tripartite tricarboxylate transporter TctB family protein, whose translation is MLTRDFVGGVASIALGAVYLFFAYQLRSSALDDSMGPGGLPRLYGWLLVGLGVVLTIQALLAPRLATADDAPEEKGEWDGQGRKVAFAAGLLGIGVGYIFVIETLGYLLSIAVLLLVTALYLGAGNKGRVLAVAVLGAVFLWVMFVVVLGVRMPSGLLASLGL
- a CDS encoding SDR family NAD(P)-dependent oxidoreductase encodes the protein MSDLQGRVALVTGASRNIGRAIAVALARRGADIIVHVANDTTAGGETVAAVQALGRRAVLVCGDLSEPEVAARVVREAADAFGRLDVVVNNAAVRPEGAFADITYADWRKVMGVALDAVFLISQAALPYLEKSDQAAIVNLGGLTGHTGAAHRAHVITAKAGVVGLTKAMAHELSPKGITVNCVAPGLIETVRISNDGAVPRHHGSRKNLVGRHGKPEEVAEAVAYLAGAAGRYVTGETLHVNGGAYLS